The following coding sequences lie in one Azospirillum humicireducens genomic window:
- a CDS encoding thioesterase family protein, with protein MTADTPTPLTLHRETVRPEWIDYNGHMNVAYYLLAFDHATDAVLDRFGIGKAYVAAENRSVFVVDAHLTYAREVTEGAPLRFDSLLLGADAKRLHLFHEMRHAEDGWLAATAEFMLLHVDLATRKTSPFPPEVAAALAEQAAAHADGPWPLQAGRAVARLNPVRPSMSRG; from the coding sequence ATGACAGCCGATACTCCCACCCCCCTGACCCTCCACCGCGAGACCGTCCGTCCGGAGTGGATCGACTACAACGGGCACATGAACGTCGCCTATTACCTGCTGGCCTTCGACCATGCGACGGACGCCGTGCTGGACCGGTTCGGGATCGGCAAGGCGTATGTGGCGGCGGAGAACCGGTCGGTCTTCGTGGTCGACGCACACCTGACCTATGCCCGTGAGGTGACGGAGGGGGCGCCGCTGCGGTTCGACTCGTTGCTGCTCGGCGCCGACGCCAAGCGGCTGCACCTGTTCCACGAGATGCGGCATGCAGAGGACGGGTGGCTCGCGGCCACTGCGGAGTTCATGCTGCTTCACGTCGATCTCGCCACCCGCAAGACCTCTCCCTTTCCACCGGAGGTCGCGGCGGCTCTCGCCGAACAGGCGGCAGCCCATGCGGACGGCCCCTGGCCGCTTCAGGCGGGACGGGCGGTTGCGCGGCTGAACCCTGTCAGACCGTCAATGAGCCGAGGTTGA
- a CDS encoding HEPN domain-containing protein translates to MKAIRNNLYGPDPEPHMAAYHCQQAVEKLAKTLLVAAGTMPPKSHDIDSLVVRLPTGHPMALRIAALAHLTTFIRAPRYPGAGIFDDPLPDLPVSEVAGWLAEIETLRTDIVRFLGMP, encoded by the coding sequence GTGAAGGCGATCCGCAACAACCTCTATGGTCCCGATCCGGAGCCCCATATGGCGGCCTATCACTGCCAGCAGGCGGTCGAGAAGCTCGCCAAGACCCTGCTTGTGGCGGCTGGCACGATGCCGCCGAAGTCCCACGACATCGACAGTCTGGTCGTCCGGCTTCCAACCGGGCATCCGATGGCCCTGCGCATCGCCGCTCTGGCTCATCTCACCACATTCATCAGAGCGCCGCGTTATCCGGGAGCCGGCATCTTCGACGACCCTCTACCGGACTTGCCGGTTTCCGAGGTCGCCGGCTGGCTCGCGGAGATCGAGACGCTGCGAACCGACATCGTCCGCTTCCTTGGAATGCCATGA
- the metH gene encoding methionine synthase, translating to MAHILDTLRDRVLLCDGGFGSRIQALDLDVEKDYWGHENCTDILPLSRPDIVRDIHRGYFEAGADMVETDTFGASPVTLGEFGISEKAFEINQRAVELAREAAEGFRDGQPRFVIGSIGPGTKLPSLGHIAYQPAEDSFYVQAAGLIAGGADAILVETCQDPLQIKAAVNGIKRARAEAKSDTPVFVQVTVETTGTLLVGTDIAAAATVIQALDVPLMGLNCATGPLEMSEHVRWLSQNWPGMISVQPNAGLPELVDGKTHYPLLANDFAHWLERFVSEDGVNLVGGCCGTNVPHIAAANQMLRKLAPAGSHRPAPKGRTVHWVPAVASLYSQVTLRQENAFFAIGERCNANGSKKWRELQEKNDWDGCVEMAREQVKEGSHSLDVCTAFVGRDEVAEMNAVISRFAGSVTAPLVIDSTEYKVLEQALALYGGKAILNSINFEDGEEPARKRLELAKKFGAAVIALTIDEEGMAKTPDRKLEIAKRLYDLAVNEYGLAPSDLLFDPLTFTIATGNEDDRKLAIWTLEGIEAIAREMPGCQIILGLSNVSFGLNAAARHVLNSVFLDHAVKKGMTGAIVHVSKILPLHQIPEKEVKTAEDLIFDRRAEGYDPLQAFIALFEGRKAADAKKKARAENVEDRLKERIVDGDRTGLEDDLAEAMKTHPPLEIINTYLLDGMKVVGELFGAGKMQLPFVLQSAETMKAAVAWLEPHMEKVEGQQKGTLVLATVKGDVHDIGKNLVDIILTNNGYKVVNLGIKQPVTAIIQAAKEHKADAVGMSGLLVKSTVVMRENLEEMTREGLEVPVLLGGAALTRAYVEGDCVASYGSGRVAYAGDAFDGLTLMDKVVEGSFDQQLAIQQAKRAGKATNRRRVLGQATSAAIGPVDKDAVRARRHRLAEGVPVPTPPFWGPKLIDLVPLKTLVTYLNERMLYQLQWGYRKDGKSFEEFKEWAKKELRPVLDRILQIAAKEEILRPTAVYGYWKAAADGNDVILFEEDGTTEAARFSLPRQAKEDGECIADFLRDVTDPERDVLGLQVVTMGQHCAEVAREWFAENRYQDYLYLHGLSVEMTEAMAEYVHARIRAELGYGSEDSRDKEKLLQQSYRGSRYSFGYPACPNLKDQEQLLKLLDAGRIGIEMSDEDQLHPEQSTSAIVLHHPRAKYFSV from the coding sequence ATGGCCCACATCCTCGACACCCTGCGTGACCGTGTTCTGCTTTGCGACGGCGGGTTCGGCAGCCGCATCCAGGCGCTCGACCTCGACGTCGAGAAGGATTACTGGGGGCACGAGAACTGCACCGATATCCTCCCCCTGTCGCGCCCCGACATCGTCCGCGACATCCATCGCGGCTACTTCGAAGCCGGCGCCGACATGGTGGAGACCGACACATTCGGCGCCTCGCCGGTGACGCTGGGCGAGTTCGGCATCTCCGAGAAGGCCTTCGAGATCAACCAGCGCGCGGTCGAGCTGGCGCGCGAGGCGGCGGAAGGCTTCAGGGACGGCCAGCCGCGCTTCGTCATCGGCTCCATCGGGCCGGGCACCAAGCTGCCCAGCCTGGGCCACATCGCCTATCAGCCGGCGGAGGATAGCTTCTATGTCCAGGCCGCCGGCCTGATCGCCGGCGGGGCCGACGCCATCCTGGTGGAAACCTGCCAGGATCCCTTGCAGATCAAGGCCGCCGTCAACGGCATCAAGCGCGCGCGGGCCGAGGCGAAGTCCGACACCCCCGTCTTCGTCCAGGTGACGGTGGAGACCACCGGCACGCTGCTGGTCGGCACCGACATCGCCGCCGCCGCCACCGTCATCCAGGCGCTGGACGTGCCGCTGATGGGCCTGAACTGCGCCACCGGTCCGCTGGAGATGAGCGAGCATGTGCGCTGGCTGTCGCAGAACTGGCCGGGCATGATCTCGGTGCAGCCAAATGCGGGCCTGCCGGAACTGGTGGACGGCAAGACGCACTATCCGTTGCTGGCGAACGACTTCGCCCATTGGCTGGAGCGTTTCGTGTCGGAGGACGGGGTGAATCTCGTCGGCGGCTGCTGCGGCACCAACGTGCCCCACATCGCGGCGGCCAACCAGATGCTGCGCAAGCTGGCCCCGGCCGGCTCGCACCGCCCGGCGCCGAAGGGACGCACCGTCCATTGGGTGCCGGCGGTGGCCTCGCTCTACTCCCAGGTCACGCTGCGTCAGGAGAACGCCTTCTTCGCCATCGGCGAGCGCTGCAACGCCAACGGCTCCAAGAAGTGGCGCGAGCTGCAGGAGAAGAACGATTGGGACGGCTGCGTCGAGATGGCGCGCGAGCAGGTGAAGGAAGGCAGCCACTCGCTGGACGTCTGCACCGCCTTCGTCGGCCGTGACGAGGTGGCGGAGATGAATGCGGTGATCTCCCGCTTCGCCGGCTCCGTCACCGCCCCGCTGGTGATCGATTCGACCGAGTACAAGGTGCTGGAACAGGCGCTGGCGCTCTATGGCGGCAAGGCGATCCTCAACTCCATCAACTTCGAGGACGGCGAGGAGCCGGCGCGCAAGCGTCTGGAATTGGCCAAGAAGTTCGGCGCCGCCGTCATCGCCCTGACCATCGACGAAGAGGGCATGGCGAAGACGCCCGACCGCAAGCTGGAGATCGCCAAGCGGCTCTACGATCTGGCGGTCAACGAATACGGCCTCGCCCCGTCCGACCTGCTGTTCGACCCGCTGACCTTCACCATCGCCACCGGCAACGAGGACGACCGCAAGCTCGCCATCTGGACGCTGGAAGGCATCGAGGCCATCGCCCGCGAGATGCCCGGCTGCCAGATCATCCTGGGCCTGTCCAACGTCTCCTTCGGTCTGAACGCCGCGGCGCGCCATGTGCTGAACTCGGTCTTCCTCGACCATGCGGTGAAGAAGGGGATGACGGGCGCCATCGTCCATGTCTCCAAGATCCTGCCGCTGCACCAGATCCCCGAAAAGGAGGTCAAGACCGCCGAGGATCTGATCTTCGACCGCCGCGCGGAAGGGTACGACCCGCTCCAGGCCTTCATCGCCCTGTTCGAAGGCCGCAAGGCTGCCGACGCCAAGAAGAAGGCGCGGGCGGAAAATGTCGAGGACCGGCTGAAGGAGCGCATCGTCGACGGCGACCGCACCGGGCTGGAGGACGATCTGGCCGAGGCGATGAAGACCCATCCGCCGTTGGAGATCATCAACACCTATCTGCTCGACGGCATGAAGGTGGTGGGCGAGCTGTTCGGCGCCGGCAAGATGCAGCTTCCCTTCGTGCTGCAGTCGGCGGAGACGATGAAGGCCGCCGTGGCGTGGCTGGAGCCGCACATGGAGAAGGTGGAGGGCCAGCAGAAGGGCACGCTCGTTCTCGCCACCGTGAAGGGTGACGTCCACGACATCGGCAAGAACCTTGTCGACATCATCCTGACCAACAACGGCTACAAGGTCGTCAATCTCGGCATCAAGCAGCCGGTGACCGCCATCATCCAGGCCGCGAAGGAGCACAAGGCCGACGCCGTCGGCATGTCCGGCCTGCTGGTGAAATCCACCGTGGTGATGCGCGAGAACCTGGAGGAGATGACCCGCGAGGGGTTGGAGGTGCCGGTGCTGCTCGGCGGCGCCGCGCTGACCCGCGCCTATGTCGAGGGTGACTGCGTGGCGTCCTACGGCTCCGGCCGCGTCGCCTATGCCGGCGACGCCTTCGACGGGCTGACCCTGATGGACAAGGTGGTGGAGGGCAGCTTCGACCAGCAGCTCGCCATCCAGCAGGCCAAGCGCGCCGGCAAGGCGACCAACCGCCGCCGCGTGCTGGGGCAGGCGACCAGCGCCGCCATCGGCCCGGTCGACAAGGACGCCGTGCGCGCCCGCCGCCACCGGCTGGCCGAGGGCGTTCCGGTGCCGACCCCGCCCTTCTGGGGGCCGAAGCTGATCGACCTTGTGCCGCTGAAGACGCTGGTCACCTACCTGAACGAGCGGATGCTCTATCAGCTGCAATGGGGCTACCGGAAGGACGGCAAATCCTTCGAGGAGTTCAAGGAGTGGGCGAAGAAGGAGCTGCGGCCGGTGCTCGACCGCATCCTCCAGATCGCGGCGAAGGAGGAAATCCTGCGCCCGACCGCCGTCTATGGCTATTGGAAGGCGGCGGCCGACGGCAACGACGTCATCCTGTTCGAAGAGGACGGCACCACCGAGGCCGCCCGCTTCTCGCTGCCGCGTCAGGCCAAGGAGGATGGCGAGTGCATCGCCGACTTCCTGCGCGACGTGACCGATCCCGAGCGTGACGTGCTCGGCCTCCAGGTCGTCACCATGGGCCAGCATTGCGCCGAAGTGGCGCGGGAGTGGTTCGCGGAGAACCGTTACCAGGATTATCTCTACCTGCACGGCCTGTCGGTTGAGATGACCGAGGCGATGGCGGAATATGTCCATGCCCGCATCCGTGCGGAGCTGGGCTATGGGTCCGAGGACAGCCGCGACAAGGAGAAGCTGTTGCAGCAGTCCTACCGCGGCAGCCGCTACAGCTTCGGCTATCCGGCCTGCCCGAACCTGAAGGACCAGGAACAGCTGCTGAAGCTGCTGGACGCCGGCCGCATCGGCATCGAGATGTCGGACGAGGACCAGCTCCATCCGGAGCAGAGCACCTCCGCCATCGTCCTGCACCACCCGCGGGCCAAATACTTCTCGGTCTGA
- a CDS encoding nucleotidyltransferase domain-containing protein, with the protein MAVVDTRNDEKLQILLDRIVPALEPEAVYLFGSRARGDFDEDSDYDLLVIVPDDAPKERRSIRHAYASKIGTGIPADIIPCTRANYEASKDVVGTLSYEVKRRGLRVYGA; encoded by the coding sequence ATGGCTGTGGTCGACACGCGGAACGACGAGAAGCTGCAAATCCTGCTGGACCGGATCGTCCCGGCCCTGGAGCCGGAAGCCGTCTACCTGTTCGGCAGCCGGGCGCGCGGCGACTTCGACGAGGACAGCGATTACGACCTGCTGGTGATTGTCCCGGACGATGCGCCGAAGGAGAGGCGGTCGATCCGCCATGCCTATGCGTCCAAGATCGGCACCGGCATTCCCGCCGACATCATTCCTTGTACGCGCGCCAATTACGAAGCGTCCAAGGACGTCGTGGGCACCTTGAGCTACGAGGTCAAGCGCCGGGGGCTCAGGGTTTATGGAGCGTAG